The proteins below come from a single Argentina anserina chromosome 1, drPotAnse1.1, whole genome shotgun sequence genomic window:
- the LOC126781947 gene encoding methyl jasmonate esterase 1-like codes for MKNLVSSKSESKTRAYAGLGTENMRVRHFLVTFLLLLCWVTVCSNSLTADQYPNQIIYGKKHFVLVHGASHGAWCWYKLTTLLKFSGHNVTALDLAASGINPIPVEQVQLFSEYVEPLITYLGSLAPKERVILVGHSLGGAVISFAMERFPEKIVVAVYASAVMPGPSLGYLTIRDKLIERWDLPNKGSPSVYQLSPPEDLTLASTLLRPSPAFNEEIRLTDEKYGLVPRVCIMSDQDLTIEEDIQLWMIKENPPNEVKVINGSDHMVMLSRPLELFSHLLQIAENYHEYPVDIY; via the exons atgaagaatttGGTTTCCTCCAAGAGTGAAAGCAAGACTAGAGCATATGCAGGCTTAGGAACTGAGAATATGAGAGTGAGGCATTTTCTTGTGActtttcttttgcttctttGCTGGGTGACAGTCTGCAGCAATAGTCTCACAGCTGATCAATATCCAAACCAAATCATCTACGGGAAGAAGCATTTTGTGCTGGTCCATGGAGCCAGTCACGGAGCTTGGTGTTGGTATAAGTTGACAACTCTATTGAAATTCTCTGGTCACAATGTTACTGCACTAGACCTTGCAGCATCTGGGATCAACCCGATCCCGGTAGAGCAAGTTCAATTGTTCTCCGAGTATGTTGAGCCATTGATCACATATTTGGGGTCTCTTGCACCAAAGGAGAGGGTTATCCTGGTCGGCCACAGCTTGGGTGGAGCTGTGATATCATTTGCCATGGAGAGGTTCCCTGAGAAAATTGTTGTTGCTGTATATGCTAGTGCTGTGATGCCGGGTCCTTCTCTTGGTTACTTGACTATACGGGACAAG CTTATTGAAAGATGGGATTTACCTAATAAAGGGTCACCGAGTGTGTATCAGCTATCCCCACCAGAG GATCTAACACTAGCATCAACATTGCTGAGACCTTCCCCTGCATTCAATGAAGAAATAAGACTCACCGACGAGAAGTACGGACTGGTACCAAGAGTGTGCATCATGTCCGACCAAGACCTTACGATAGAGGAGGATATACAACTGTGGATGATCAAGGAAAACCCACCAAATGAAGTGAAGGTGATAAATGGCTCCGATCAcatggtcatgttgtctcgaCCACTCGAGCTGTTCTCCCACCTCCTCCAGATTGCCGAAAACTACCACGAGTACCCTGTAGATATTTACTAG
- the LOC126800895 gene encoding uncharacterized protein LOC126800895, which produces MAELTFPANISSCSFDNGSIIIKHWSREQGAGAGAGAGGRRQGLRLGLGLGLEAGGRRQGLGQEAGAGGWGWGWRLGLRLGQGQEAGAEAGAGAGGRRQEAGAGAGAGAGGRGWRLGLGLEAGTEAGAGAGGGRRQGLGLGQGLEAGAGAGGWGWGWRLGKGQEAGAEAGAGAGAGGWREGLGLGQEAGGRGWGWGRRLGLGLGLEAGGWGWGWRLGLGLEAGGWRQEAGAGGRRQGLGLGQEAGAEARAGAGAGGWRQGLGLEAVGRGWRQ; this is translated from the exons ATGGCAGAACTTACATTCCCAGCTAACATTTCCTCCTGCAGCTTTGACAACGGTTCCATCATCATCAAGCACT GGAGCAGGGAGCAGGGGGCGGGAGCAGGGGCTGGGGCAGGAGGCAGGAGACAGGGGCTGAGGCTGGGGCTGGGGCTGGGGCTGGAGGCAGGTGGCAGGAGGCAGGGGCTGGGGCAGGAGGCTGGGGCTGGAGGCTGGGGCTGGGGCTGGAGGCTGGGACTGAGGCTGGGGCAGGGGCAGGAGGCTGGGGCTGAGGCTGGGGCTGGGGCTGGAGGCAGGAGGCAGGAGGCAGGGGCTGGGGCTGGGGCTGGGGCTGGAGGCAGGGGCTGGAGGCTGGGGCTGGGGCTGGAGGCTGGGACTGAGGCAGGGGCAGGGGCAGGAG GAGGCAGGAGGCAGGGGCTGGGGCTGGGGCAGGGGCTGGAGGCTGGGGCTGGGGCTGGAGGCTGGGGCTGGGGCTGGAGGCTGGGGAAGGGGCAGGAGGCTGGGGCTGAGGCTGGGGCTGGGGCTGGGGCTGGAGGCTGGAGGGAGGGGCTGGGGCTGGGGCAGGAGGCTGGAGGCAGGGGCTGGGGCTGGGGCAGGAGGCTGGGGCTGGGGCTGGGGCTGGAGGCTGGAGGCTGGGGCTGGGGCTGGAGGCTGGGGCTGGGGCTGGAGGCTGGAGGCTGGAGGCAGGAGGCAGGGGCTGGAGGCAGGAGGCAGGGGCTGGGGCTGGGGCAAGAGGCTGGGGCTGAGGCTAGGGCAGGGGCTGGGGCTGGAGGCTGGAGGCAGGGGCTGGGGCTGGAGGCAGTAGGCAGGGGCTGGAGGCAGTAG
- the LOC126805192 gene encoding uncharacterized protein LOC126805192 isoform X1, which produces MCSDSNLSNLHRLIVEALRPYTEKDDVSATKERELLVSLSQVLREVKLWVEEVDSDFDNGVVVGLDSENDCVCLSEILTHLIVLLTVESRYVKHLACDVLVVVSKFVAASGSHWGVFILLLCDCMDLALKAGMSCSGSTSAARASEVCSSSSSLIIGLKPKLKNGDWSVAAGVVRVLRDILKYLKSADDDELVEEFIERVSSFLSTVPWDLLNGIHFGPNADALNSSRADVSFQRTLFIGNLIQFFCSLVEPGGVVEAACGSSEKCNPVFSTIINVVPKLLSLCLGEQVDCVISNNRISQYFKHKLLVLMIRLIVQTFPESTMLVSWLQLIHHYFEELLRQPISCSQEDCLEGSPFLFNVSDSEVNCLSSHHLQRQAVFLFLKCTFSLINSKGGTNRKCACASWNISLFNDSNAELLCCERKKGLLELYNWLRGHLPTDMLVDHETYIKNCADFSKSFLQLYIKEDDVLFEVLLQLLSVPFSADKQYEKVKGSFHDLKDNMLFVISDLFNPVILFHLFLVELSYDHQVLLDYLISKDTGISCAEYLLRCLRYVCDSWNLFVEFPPSGQATDGSSCKKRKISVTGSRFCGGNFFAVIDFPGSFLKDVCDDENIYGCKHTRGNFQEAKECLLSLKSSIESLHQKNLFPYNPNALLKRCVFGISYNSLLSQELI; this is translated from the exons ATGTGCAGCGATTCTAATCTGTCGAACCTCCACCGTCTGATCGTCGAGGCTCTCCGTCCGTACACA GAAAAAGATGACGTATCCGCGACGAAAGAGAGGGAACTTCTGGTGAGTCTCTCTCAGGTTCTTCGGGAAGTGAAGCTCTGGGTTGAAGAGGTTGATTCTGACTTTGATAAT GGGGTTGTGGTTGGATTGGATAGTGAGAATGACTGTGTGTGTCTCAGTGAAATCTTAACTCACTTG ATTGTTCTGCTAACTGTGGAGAGTAGATATGTGAAGCATCTGGCCTGCGATGTACTTGTTGTTGTCTCAAAATTCGTGGCGGCTTCT ggAAGCCACTGGGGTGTCTTTATTCTTTTGTTGTGTGATTGTATGGATTTGGCACTTAAAGCGGGGATGTCATGTTCTGGGTCAACTTCGGCTGCTAGAGCTAGTGAGGTGTGTTCGAGTTCGTCGAGTTTGATTATTGGGCTGAAACCTAAGCTGAAAAATGGTGACTGGTCTGTGGCGGCTGGGGTTGTTCGGGTGCTACGTGATATACTTAAGTATTTGAAGTCTGCAGATGATGATGAACTTGTTGAAGAGTTTATTGAGCGTGTTAGTTCTTTTCTTTCAACAGTGCCATGGGATCTGTTGAATGGGATCCATTTTGGTCCAAATGCTGATGCTCTGAATAGTTCCAGGGCAGATGTCTCGTTCCAAAGAACCTTGTTTATAGGAAACTTGATTCAGTTTTTCTGTTCCTTGGTTGAGCCAGGTGGTGTTGTCGAAGCTGCATGTGGATCATCAGAAAAGTGTAATCCAGTTTTTTCTACAATCATCAATGTTGTGCCTAAGCTTTTATCTTTGTGCCTTGGGGAGCAAGTGGACTGTGTTATCTCCAACAACCGCATCTCTCAATACTTCAAACACAAGTTATTG GTGCTGATGATCAGGCTTATTGTTCAAACTTTTCCAGAATCAACAATGCTTGTTTCATGGTTGCAACTTATCCATCATTACTTTGAAGAGCTTCTGCGGCAACCAATTTCTTGTAGTCAGGAAGATTGTTTGGAAGGCTCTCCATTTCTATTCAATGTTTCTGATTCAGAAGTGAATTGTCTGTCTTCTCACCATCTGCAAAGACAGGCTGTATTTCTATTTCTGAAGTGTACTTTTAGTTTGATCAACTCAAAAGGAGGCACTAACAGAAAATGTGCTTGTGCAAGTTGGAACATAAGCTTGTTCAATGACTCAAATGCGGAGTTGCTGTGTTGTGAAAGAAAGAAGGGACTGTTGGAGCTTTATAACTGGCTACGAGGACATCTTCCGACTGATATGTTAGTGGACCATGAAACGTACATCAAAAACTGTGCAGACTTTTCCAAATCCTTCCTCCAACTATATATTAAAGAG GATGATGTATTATTCGAAGTGCTCCTGCAATTGCTTTCTGTTCCTTTTTCTGCAGATAAACA GTATGAAAAGGTAAAGGGATCATTTCATGATTTAAAGGACAATATGCTTTTCGTTATCTCAGATCTCTTCAATCCTGTAATCTTATTTCATCTATTTCTTGTAGAG TTAAGCTATGACCATCAGGTGCTACTTGATTACCTTATTTCAAAAGATACTGGAATAAGTTGTGCAGAATATCTTTTAAG GTGCTTGCGTTATGTTTGTGATTCATGGAACTTATTTGTGGAATTTCCACCGAGTGGGCAAGCTACAGATGGATCATCttgcaagaaaagaaaaatttcgGTGACTGGGTCAAGGTTTTGTGGAGGAAATTTTTTTGCTGTGATAGATTTTCCAGGTTCCTTTCTTAAAGATGTATGTGATGATGAGAACATATATGGTTGCAAGCACACTCGGGGGAATTTCCAAGAAGCCAAAGAGTGtttactttctttgaaaaGTTCAATTGAAAGTCTCCACCAAAAGAATCTATTTCCCTACAATCCTAATGCTCTTTTAAAGCGGTGTGTCTTTGGAATATCTTACAATTCACTTCTCAGTCAAGAACTAATCTAA
- the LOC126805192 gene encoding uncharacterized protein LOC126805192 isoform X2 — protein sequence MCSDSNLSNLHRLIVEALRPYTEKDDVSATKERELLVSLSQVLREVKLWVEEVDSDFDNGVVVGLDSENDCVCLSEILTHLIVLLTVESRYVKHLACDVLVVVSKFVAASGSHWGVFILLLCDCMDLALKAGMSCSGSTSAARASEVCSSSSSLIIGLKPKLKNGDWSVAAGVVRVLRDILKYLKSADDDELVEEFIERVSSFLSTVPWDLLNGIHFGPNADALNSSRADVSFQRTLFIGNLIQFFCSLVEPGGVVEAACGSSEKCNPVFSTIINVVPKLLSLCLGEQVDCVISNNRISQYFKHKLLVLMIRLIVQTFPESTMLVSWLQLIHHYFEELLRQPISCSQEDCLEGSPFLFNVSDSEVNCLSSHHLQRQAVFLFLKCTFSLINSKGGTNRKCACASWNISLFNDSNAELLCCERKKGLLELYNWLRGHLPTDMLVDHETYIKNCADFSKSFLQLYIKEDDVLFEVLLQLLSVPFSADKQYEKVKGSFHDLKDNMLFVISDLFNPVILFHLFLVELSYDHQVLLDYLISKDTGISCAEYLLRCLRYVCDSWNLFVEFPPSGQATDGSSCKKRKISVTGSRFCGGNFFAVIDFPGSFLKDVCDDENIYGCKHTRGNFQEAKECLLSLKSSIESLHQKNLFPYNPNALLKRLLRFQELCFEAGK from the exons ATGTGCAGCGATTCTAATCTGTCGAACCTCCACCGTCTGATCGTCGAGGCTCTCCGTCCGTACACA GAAAAAGATGACGTATCCGCGACGAAAGAGAGGGAACTTCTGGTGAGTCTCTCTCAGGTTCTTCGGGAAGTGAAGCTCTGGGTTGAAGAGGTTGATTCTGACTTTGATAAT GGGGTTGTGGTTGGATTGGATAGTGAGAATGACTGTGTGTGTCTCAGTGAAATCTTAACTCACTTG ATTGTTCTGCTAACTGTGGAGAGTAGATATGTGAAGCATCTGGCCTGCGATGTACTTGTTGTTGTCTCAAAATTCGTGGCGGCTTCT ggAAGCCACTGGGGTGTCTTTATTCTTTTGTTGTGTGATTGTATGGATTTGGCACTTAAAGCGGGGATGTCATGTTCTGGGTCAACTTCGGCTGCTAGAGCTAGTGAGGTGTGTTCGAGTTCGTCGAGTTTGATTATTGGGCTGAAACCTAAGCTGAAAAATGGTGACTGGTCTGTGGCGGCTGGGGTTGTTCGGGTGCTACGTGATATACTTAAGTATTTGAAGTCTGCAGATGATGATGAACTTGTTGAAGAGTTTATTGAGCGTGTTAGTTCTTTTCTTTCAACAGTGCCATGGGATCTGTTGAATGGGATCCATTTTGGTCCAAATGCTGATGCTCTGAATAGTTCCAGGGCAGATGTCTCGTTCCAAAGAACCTTGTTTATAGGAAACTTGATTCAGTTTTTCTGTTCCTTGGTTGAGCCAGGTGGTGTTGTCGAAGCTGCATGTGGATCATCAGAAAAGTGTAATCCAGTTTTTTCTACAATCATCAATGTTGTGCCTAAGCTTTTATCTTTGTGCCTTGGGGAGCAAGTGGACTGTGTTATCTCCAACAACCGCATCTCTCAATACTTCAAACACAAGTTATTG GTGCTGATGATCAGGCTTATTGTTCAAACTTTTCCAGAATCAACAATGCTTGTTTCATGGTTGCAACTTATCCATCATTACTTTGAAGAGCTTCTGCGGCAACCAATTTCTTGTAGTCAGGAAGATTGTTTGGAAGGCTCTCCATTTCTATTCAATGTTTCTGATTCAGAAGTGAATTGTCTGTCTTCTCACCATCTGCAAAGACAGGCTGTATTTCTATTTCTGAAGTGTACTTTTAGTTTGATCAACTCAAAAGGAGGCACTAACAGAAAATGTGCTTGTGCAAGTTGGAACATAAGCTTGTTCAATGACTCAAATGCGGAGTTGCTGTGTTGTGAAAGAAAGAAGGGACTGTTGGAGCTTTATAACTGGCTACGAGGACATCTTCCGACTGATATGTTAGTGGACCATGAAACGTACATCAAAAACTGTGCAGACTTTTCCAAATCCTTCCTCCAACTATATATTAAAGAG GATGATGTATTATTCGAAGTGCTCCTGCAATTGCTTTCTGTTCCTTTTTCTGCAGATAAACA GTATGAAAAGGTAAAGGGATCATTTCATGATTTAAAGGACAATATGCTTTTCGTTATCTCAGATCTCTTCAATCCTGTAATCTTATTTCATCTATTTCTTGTAGAG TTAAGCTATGACCATCAGGTGCTACTTGATTACCTTATTTCAAAAGATACTGGAATAAGTTGTGCAGAATATCTTTTAAG GTGCTTGCGTTATGTTTGTGATTCATGGAACTTATTTGTGGAATTTCCACCGAGTGGGCAAGCTACAGATGGATCATCttgcaagaaaagaaaaatttcgGTGACTGGGTCAAGGTTTTGTGGAGGAAATTTTTTTGCTGTGATAGATTTTCCAGGTTCCTTTCTTAAAGATGTATGTGATGATGAGAACATATATGGTTGCAAGCACACTCGGGGGAATTTCCAAGAAGCCAAAGAGTGtttactttctttgaaaaGTTCAATTGAAAGTCTCCACCAAAAGAATCTATTTCCCTACAATCCTAATGCTCTTTTAAAGCG TTTATTAAGGTTTCAGGAACTATGTTTTGAGGCAGGAAAATGA